In Paralichthys olivaceus isolate ysfri-2021 chromosome 13, ASM2471397v2, whole genome shotgun sequence, the following are encoded in one genomic region:
- the LOC138413579 gene encoding golgin subfamily A member 6-like protein 26, producing the protein MDILTCGTMQSEIKALKEKLKLNDELLIREQEKMTARSKAHIGVLAELAVQSNKVKALEEKLKQNDELLMREKEKMTAHSKAHNGKLAVQSNKVKALEEDNVGPFEKGFEQA; encoded by the exons atggacatcctg acatgtggaacaatgcagtctgagattaaggctctgaaagagaagctcaaactgaatgatgagcttctgataagggagcaggagaaaatgacagctcgctctaaagcccacattggtgtcctggctgaactagctgtacagagcaacaaggtgaaggctctggaagagaagctcaaacagaacgatgagcttctgatgagggagaaggagaaaatgacagctcactctaaagcccacaatggcaaactggcagtacaaagcaacaaggtgaaggctctggaagaggacaatgttggcccttttgaaaagggatttgagcaggcttga